CAGGACAAGTCACAGAATTTTTGCCCTGGCTTTACCATACCCAATTTAGGTCATTCATGGAATCAGATGTGCTAAAGTTAAATATTTTCTGCCATGAATGATTCAGACTTGGGGCACCAGGTGAGCGCAATTCAACACCAAGTGGAAACAGTGTCTCAACCTTCCAGGACTGGAGTTGAACAGCCCTGCCAAGACTAAAAACATGCTCCCATTTGGGTCCACAGAACTAGAGTTGATACCACCGGTTCCCATAGACCAACCTTTAACCAGACACAGGGGTGATTTAATTCAGCCAAACAGTGATGCTAAATATTTAGAAGCCTTTTCAATTGAACAAACTCAGTTCTCACACGGTCAtttcttgaatacattttggtaccCTTGGACACTGAAAGCACTGTGCAACTGAAATAGTTTGCTAGGATGAACAGACCCCCAGGGCTGAGATAACCCACATCAGAAGGTAGAGGTTAGATCCCCGGCCATGGTTTGGTTGTATGGAGACGGCACAATTTAGACAATATACTTGTAGCTATAGGTGGTGTCACAGGAAATCCTCTTGCCACGGCAGCGGCCACAGAGATCCTGTCTGTGAGGCCTCTTCATGTCGATGTGCCTCTCCTTCTGCTTACAACAGCACCTGGTCTGGGAGCAAACCTGGcacagaggagaaaagagatTGTTGGAGCCTGGAGGAACACGGACCTGTGCAGAAGCAGTTGGGCGAAGCAGCCAGCGGCACGCCTTGGTGGTGTTTCAGGGCAGGTCAGGTGACTTGCTCTGAGACTAGTTGCTCGCCTTGAGTGTGTTTTGGGCAAAGGAGAACATCCATACTGAGGCCAGCAGAGGGACATTGATGCCCATTGTGTAGGGTTAACCCAGTCAGGGCCAATAATAAGCCATTTTAAGTTCAGGGGGAATTAAAATAGAAGAAAAATGTCAGTAGTCTATATAACCTTGAATGTAGACTGGAATGTGCATGATGCCAAACATGCCAGGGCCCCAAGCTCACGGCAGGGGGGCCCCAGTCACTGACCTTACACTGGATGGCCTCCACTCTGTAAGGGTTGAACCCCACCTGGCACTTCCGGCAGAGCTGCTTGAAGTACACCTGAGATGAGGGGGCAGTCAAGCAGTTAGAAAGACCAACAGGCAAGTAGACAGCTGTTAGATTGCCCCCCCTGAAACAGCAAGGGGAACAATCAGCCATTTGGTCATTGAGCAAGTCAACACCAATAACTCCTATCACTGGATAAGACATCTGCAGTTGACAACAGGTAGCTGGGTTGGTAAAAGTAGAAGTGAGCCTGTATATAGCAGACGTGGCATCCTTCTGTAGGGTATATTAACCAAGAGGAAATCTTTAAAACTTACCTTACTAGTTCCAGAGATGCACCACACATAGGCGCTTTCCCATCTGACGTTACACTGGCTGCAGTGAAAGAAGCCATACTTCTGCTCCAGAAACTACAGAGGGGAAAGTTATTGCTACAGGGCCTAAATCAGGAAGTCAACGTACATCCTCTCATGCTGGATTACAGCGATAAAATAttccaaaaatataataaacataCGTAGTTGTGTTTTATCGGAAAGACGGACACTGCCTAGAAAATGTGCTGTGTAATGACGTATTCCCCGGTGTTGCTTTGTTGTACAAGTCCAGAATCGTCATTATCCTTTGATCAAGGACTCACTTGAAAATTGAACCCTTTAGGCATCTGGTGAAGGACTTTCCTGGCGTCCTCACGTGGGCTCTGTGGTCGACCCTTCTCGTCCGTTGTGTTCTGGTCGGTATCGTTGGTATCGCCGGCATCGCCATCCTGGATGCATCCTCCCTCACAGTCCGCACTATCATGTTCCGCTTTCACCGGCAGCGCGAAGAACCGGCGATCAAACACGGGAGAGTATATGGCCAGGGGTCGGGAGAAGCGTACGTTGTTAACCGGCGTGCTCGGCAGCGCTCTGCCGTCTGGAGAAGAAACCACTGAGGGACTCCACTCACACTTCACAGGCGACTTCGGGAATACCGTAAATATTCTCTCCTGGTAAAACAACGTTTTGGGCCCGAGGGAACACTGGACCACTGCGTCGACCTTGGCGTTAACCTGAACCCCGAACTCCTTCGTGTTGGCCTTCCGGAGTCGAGGGGTAAGGTTTGGGTTTACCTGAGACAGGATGGCCTTCAGCTGGGCTCGCTTAAACATGTCCAGGTAGTCCAGCGCTTCGGGAGGAACGTAGATGTTGCCTTTCTTTCCCCAGGTCTGAGGATGGAATTTCGGGTTGCCGTGGAGGACAGGTGCCATCATAGGCCCGCAGCCCGGATATCCATTAAAGTTGTACGGCGAAAACATGAATCCCTCCATCGTGTATGGAGACCAACGCGAACCTGCTGTGGTTTATATGTGGTTTTCCGTCCCGTGCTGATTGGGCCTGAAATATTAGATGATTGGCTGGTCAGGCGAGGACAGGTGCGTGCGCCGAGTGCACATTAAGGAATCCCGCAGCCCTGTACGAATAATGCCGGTGTATCCTACAATTCCCTGCTTTACCTGTCCATCCTGATTCATTTCCTTCATTGCTTCCTCTCAGTTATGTCATTTATATCCTTTATTTCCTTCCGGTAAAAACAGAGGATACCTACGATAATATTAACGACCCATATCAAATGTGATTCAGTAATCTAGTGTCGATtcatatttctcagaacaattatAGGCGGtacctggtgttttatctttttCAGCTAGGACTAATTTATAAGATTAGGCAACAGTTTGTTAGATAGCTGAAACATGGCGCTCCAAGATTTTTTTATATGGAATGTATCACGATATTTGAAGAGAAAAGGTTGTGTGGAGAAGCACTCCGCCAAAGGATGATGGTTTGCAATTGATGCAGCCACTTCAattccatacaggtaggccaagTGATTCTGCTTTTTCTGGATCTCAGAGAAGTGGGATCCAGTGGCGGCTGGTGAAAAATATTCTGGATGGGGCTGTGCCatacttttttgtttctgtaacCATCGCTATACAATTTAACATAAACTGCAGGACAGCAATGCTCAGTGAA
This genomic window from Esox lucius isolate fEsoLuc1 chromosome 7, fEsoLuc1.pri, whole genome shotgun sequence contains:
- the zar1l gene encoding ZAR1-like protein, with the translated sequence MEGFMFSPYNFNGYPGCGPMMAPVLHGNPKFHPQTWGKKGNIYVPPEALDYLDMFKRAQLKAILSQVNPNLTPRLRKANTKEFGVQVNAKVDAVVQCSLGPKTLFYQERIFTVFPKSPVKCEWSPSVVSSPDGRALPSTPVNNVRFSRPLAIYSPVFDRRFFALPVKAEHDSADCEGGCIQDGDAGDTNDTDQNTTDEKGRPQSPREDARKVLHQMPKGFNFQFLEQKYGFFHCSQCNVRWESAYVWCISGTSKVYFKQLCRKCQVGFNPYRVEAIQCKVCSQTRCCCKQKERHIDMKRPHRQDLCGRCRGKRISCDTTYSYKYIV